The Acidianus infernus genome window below encodes:
- a CDS encoding NAD(P)/FAD-dependent oxidoreductase, with amino-acid sequence MTKVLVLGGRFGALTAAYTLKRLVGSKADVKVINKSRFSYFRPALPHVAIGVRDVDELKVDLSEALPEKGIQFQEGTVEKIDAKSSMVYYTKPDGSMAEEEYDYVIVGIGAHLATELVKGWDKYGYSVCEPEFATKLREKLESFQGGNIAIGSGPFYQGHNPKPKVPENFVPNADSACEGPVFEVSLMLHGYFKKKGMLDKVHVTVFSPGEYLSDLSPNSRKAVASIYNQLGIKLVHNFRIKEIKEHEIVDEKGNTIPADITILLPPYTGNPALKNSTPDLIDDGGFIPTDLNMVSIKYDNVYAVGDANSMTVPKLGYLAVMTGRIAAQHLANRLGVPTKVDKYYPTIVCVADNPYEGYAVAVKDDTWYGGTVSIADPAAVNHLKKELFTKYYMWTKGDMALEKFLASW; translated from the coding sequence ATGACAAAAGTATTAGTGTTAGGAGGAAGATTTGGAGCTTTAACTGCAGCATATACATTAAAGAGACTAGTAGGGAGTAAAGCTGATGTTAAAGTAATCAATAAGAGTAGATTCAGTTATTTTAGGCCAGCTTTACCACATGTTGCTATAGGAGTAAGAGACGTCGATGAACTTAAGGTCGATTTAAGCGAGGCATTACCGGAAAAAGGAATACAATTCCAAGAAGGTACAGTAGAAAAGATTGACGCTAAAAGTAGCATGGTGTACTACACAAAGCCTGATGGCTCCATGGCAGAAGAAGAGTACGATTATGTAATTGTTGGAATAGGTGCACATTTGGCTACAGAACTTGTTAAAGGCTGGGATAAATATGGTTACAGTGTTTGTGAACCAGAATTTGCAACAAAACTAAGAGAAAAATTGGAGAGCTTCCAAGGAGGAAATATAGCTATAGGTTCTGGTCCATTCTATCAAGGACATAATCCAAAGCCAAAAGTTCCTGAAAATTTTGTGCCAAATGCCGACTCTGCTTGTGAAGGACCGGTCTTCGAAGTGTCCTTAATGCTTCACGGCTACTTCAAGAAGAAAGGAATGCTAGATAAAGTTCACGTTACAGTATTCTCACCAGGAGAGTACTTATCAGATTTATCTCCTAACTCCAGAAAGGCAGTAGCAAGTATATATAACCAATTAGGAATAAAGTTGGTTCACAACTTTAGAATAAAAGAGATAAAAGAGCATGAAATTGTAGACGAAAAAGGAAATACTATACCAGCAGATATTACAATATTACTTCCACCATATACCGGGAATCCTGCATTAAAGAATTCTACTCCAGATTTAATTGACGATGGCGGTTTCATACCAACCGATTTAAACATGGTCTCAATAAAATACGATAACGTTTATGCCGTAGGAGACGCAAATTCCATGACAGTTCCAAAGCTAGGATACCTGGCAGTAATGACTGGAAGGATTGCTGCACAGCATTTAGCTAATAGATTAGGAGTGCCGACGAAGGTTGATAAATATTATCCAACAATTGTATGTGTAGCAGACAATCCGTATGAAGGATACGCCGTAGCAGTAAAGGATGACACTTGGTACGGGGGAACAGTAAGCATAGCTGACCCAGCTGCAGTAAACCACCTTAAGAAGGAGCTATTCACTAAATATTACATGTGGACTAAAGGGGACATGGCACTAGAGAAGTTCTTGGCCAGCTGGTGA
- a CDS encoding alpha/beta fold hydrolase, with the protein MQLEDKFIEVKGAKIHYLEEGSGRPVVLHHGARFNAYTWKEVGTISAIAEVGYRAISIDFPGFGKSEEGNFSSLSEFIGDFIETMKLEKPILLGASMGGEAVLGYAVDHADKLGGLILVGAVGVSSYESKLKNLDGLPILLIWGRHDTTSPKRNAELIMKYVKTAKFVNVGNQHACYLDDPEGFNSQIKDFLKGL; encoded by the coding sequence ATGCAGTTAGAAGATAAATTCATTGAAGTAAAAGGAGCTAAAATTCATTACCTTGAAGAAGGAAGTGGAAGACCAGTCGTTCTTCACCATGGCGCAAGATTTAATGCTTATACTTGGAAAGAGGTAGGAACAATCTCTGCAATAGCTGAAGTAGGATATAGGGCAATCTCAATAGATTTTCCAGGCTTTGGAAAATCTGAAGAAGGTAACTTTTCATCTCTCTCTGAATTTATAGGAGATTTCATAGAGACAATGAAATTAGAAAAACCAATTCTTCTTGGAGCATCTATGGGAGGAGAGGCAGTTTTAGGTTATGCAGTAGATCATGCTGATAAATTAGGAGGGTTAATATTAGTTGGCGCAGTAGGAGTAAGCTCTTATGAAAGCAAGCTAAAAAACCTAGACGGTTTACCAATTCTTTTAATATGGGGGCGCCATGATACTACTTCGCCTAAAAGAAATGCAGAATTAATCATGAAATATGTCAAAACAGCTAAGTTCGTTAACGTAGGTAATCAACACGCTTGTTATTTAGACGATCCAGAAGGATTTAATTCACAAATAAAGGACTTCTTGAAGGGCTTATGA
- a CDS encoding DUF2250 domain-containing protein — protein sequence MEEELKDKLKEVLKDKRYLQVLQHLKKANVDYGKSIMLNTKIPIQEVVDILDKLEALGLIERVHGATLKNTEAKFKLSSEVHKHHTYYRLTREGDHLLRNLDEKELIKAYIDLVKNDDLAKDILRLAEELNADHALTYAKLTHKTLEEVTPKLEELERMGLLEEAKAKIIKFGDRKSKPKKETRTHHKYYGLSRIGELVVREMKRRGIIPK from the coding sequence ATGGAGGAGGAATTAAAAGACAAACTCAAAGAGGTTTTAAAAGATAAGCGATACTTGCAAGTTCTTCAACATTTAAAGAAAGCTAATGTAGATTATGGAAAATCAATAATGCTAAACACTAAAATACCTATTCAAGAGGTTGTAGATATTTTGGATAAATTGGAAGCATTAGGCTTAATAGAAAGAGTACATGGAGCCACGCTAAAGAACACTGAAGCAAAGTTTAAATTAAGTTCTGAAGTACATAAGCACCATACGTATTATAGGCTTACAAGAGAAGGAGATCATCTTTTAAGGAATCTAGATGAGAAGGAATTAATAAAGGCTTACATTGATTTAGTGAAAAATGATGATTTAGCTAAGGATATTTTAAGGCTTGCAGAGGAGTTAAATGCTGATCATGCTTTAACTTATGCCAAATTAACTCACAAGACTTTAGAGGAAGTTACTCCAAAATTGGAAGAGCTAGAAAGGATGGGATTATTAGAGGAAGCAAAAGCTAAGATAATAAAATTTGGAGACAGAAAATCAAAGCCTAAAAAAGAAACAAGAACGCACCATAAGTATTATGGTCTTTCAAGGATTGGAGAGCTTGTAGTAAGGGAAATGAAAAGAAGAGGTATTATACCAAAATAA
- the meaB gene encoding methylmalonyl Co-A mutase-associated GTPase MeaB yields MDKLLENALKGDELSISRVLTKIEYMTDEGMKYLEELSKKAGNAHTIGITGIPGAGKSTLISSLIEEFSKRRNKKIGVVMIDPSSPISMGSFMGNRIRIQDKTMMNNVFIRSIASRGHLGGVSSEAIMLIEAMDGLGFNPIIVETVGAGQTDTEVVSSVHTITVVNVPGTGDEIQALKAGIMEIGDIYVINKAEYPEADVLYDEIKFAIDSGNWDGWKPLVLKVSALKKIGIKELVDAIEAHEKYLKESGKFTKKIDERRKKMIELIIRRKIDEKISEVINKEALDNWTDLLTIVNRIYDDVKKSL; encoded by the coding sequence TTGGACAAACTACTTGAAAATGCATTAAAGGGAGACGAGCTTTCTATATCTAGAGTACTTACAAAAATTGAATACATGACCGACGAAGGAATGAAATATTTAGAAGAATTAAGTAAAAAAGCAGGTAACGCTCACACAATAGGAATTACTGGAATTCCAGGAGCGGGAAAGAGTACATTAATTTCGTCATTAATCGAAGAATTCTCAAAACGAAGGAATAAAAAAATAGGAGTTGTTATGATAGATCCATCTAGTCCCATTTCTATGGGCTCATTTATGGGAAATAGAATAAGAATACAAGATAAAACAATGATGAACAATGTTTTCATAAGAAGCATTGCTTCTAGGGGTCATTTAGGCGGAGTATCCTCTGAGGCTATAATGCTAATTGAAGCTATGGACGGCTTAGGGTTTAATCCCATAATAGTTGAAACCGTTGGAGCAGGTCAAACTGATACTGAAGTAGTCTCAAGTGTACACACAATTACAGTGGTTAACGTTCCCGGTACTGGAGACGAGATACAGGCGTTAAAAGCTGGAATAATGGAAATAGGAGATATATATGTAATAAATAAGGCAGAATATCCAGAAGCTGATGTACTTTATGATGAAATAAAATTTGCAATAGACAGTGGCAATTGGGATGGATGGAAGCCATTAGTTCTTAAGGTAAGTGCATTAAAGAAGATAGGAATAAAAGAATTAGTTGATGCAATTGAGGCTCATGAAAAATATCTAAAAGAAAGCGGGAAGTTTACCAAGAAGATAGACGAAAGAAGAAAGAAAATGATAGAACTAATTATAAGAAGGAAAATAGATGAGAAGATAAGTGAAGTAATAAATAAAGAAGCGTTAGATAACTGGACCGACCTTCTAACCATAGTAAATAGAATATACGATGATGTGAAAAAATCATTATAG
- a CDS encoding cobalamin B12-binding domain-containing protein, which produces MEKRIKVIIAKLGLDGHDRGAKVVARALKDAGMEVVYTGLRQTPSQIVKTAIQEDADVIGVSILSGAHLELIPPLINLMKENGLTDVGLIVGGVIPPQDVEKLKSMGVDEVFLPGSSLKEIVEKVKKVAEKKRGIKIGQTT; this is translated from the coding sequence ATGGAAAAGAGAATAAAGGTTATAATTGCAAAACTTGGTTTAGATGGACATGATAGGGGAGCAAAAGTAGTAGCCAGAGCATTAAAGGATGCAGGGATGGAAGTAGTTTATACTGGATTAAGACAAACTCCTTCTCAAATAGTTAAAACCGCAATCCAAGAAGATGCAGATGTTATAGGAGTGAGCATATTGAGCGGCGCTCATTTAGAGCTAATACCGCCATTAATTAATCTCATGAAAGAAAATGGGCTAACTGACGTAGGATTAATAGTTGGTGGAGTTATACCACCACAAGATGTTGAAAAACTAAAAAGTATGGGAGTAGATGAAGTTTTTCTACCAGGGTCTAGTCTAAAGGAAATCGTTGAAAAGGTTAAAAAGGTAGCTGAAAAGAAAAGAGGTATAAAAATTGGACAAACTACTTGA
- a CDS encoding winged helix-turn-helix domain-containing protein, with product MESINSNETRKKIYYYLLKQGKPIGLKKIQRDLGISSPSLVHYHLKRLEEQGLVKETPEGYVINKVLLSEFVKVANHLIPISAFWSSFFLTSLVLEIALLLTGKIIDSAVFGIIIVAISSALSVKELIKKYKEIKL from the coding sequence ATGGAGAGCATTAATAGCAATGAGACTAGGAAGAAAATTTATTATTATCTCCTTAAACAAGGAAAGCCAATAGGATTAAAGAAAATCCAGAGAGATTTAGGAATAAGCTCGCCGTCATTAGTTCATTATCATCTAAAGAGGCTTGAAGAACAAGGTCTAGTTAAAGAAACTCCAGAAGGTTATGTAATTAATAAGGTTTTACTCTCAGAATTTGTAAAAGTTGCCAATCATTTAATACCAATTTCCGCATTCTGGTCATCCTTTTTCCTTACTTCCTTAGTTTTAGAGATCGCTCTGTTATTAACTGGAAAAATAATTGATTCTGCAGTTTTTGGGATAATAATAGTTGCAATTTCCTCCGCATTAAGTGTAAAGGAACTAATTAAAAAGTACAAGGAGATTAAACTCTAG
- a CDS encoding dihydrodipicolinate synthase family protein, with protein MKGLLTALVTPFNSSGDLNLDALDTLIKFNLSRGVDGFWVLGTTGEFNMLSIEEKMQVAKKVIDVAKGKVLLGVNENSTYNSLKLAKYFIDLGVNGIFSVPPIYHKPSEKGLIHYYEDLGKFGEEVYVYNIPSLVGYNIPLTVLQKLVEDGIIQGMKYTTSDFESLINYMRFLKNLNSKFEFLAGNDKFILISLLYGVDGIVSGVSNFAPEVVSQLYKNVKEGKITEALKLQEIVDKLVEVTSLADYPSGIKIALRYRGIDVGSSRKPLEENITADSAIYHTLKEFNL; from the coding sequence ATGAAAGGATTATTAACAGCTTTAGTTACTCCGTTTAATTCTTCTGGTGATTTAAACTTAGATGCCCTTGATACGCTTATAAAGTTCAATTTAAGCAGAGGAGTTGATGGTTTTTGGGTTCTAGGAACTACTGGAGAATTTAATATGCTCTCAATAGAGGAAAAGATGCAAGTAGCTAAGAAGGTTATTGATGTAGCTAAAGGTAAAGTACTATTGGGGGTTAACGAAAATTCCACATATAATTCTTTAAAATTAGCAAAATATTTTATTGACCTAGGAGTTAATGGAATTTTCTCTGTGCCCCCAATATATCATAAGCCTAGCGAAAAAGGTTTAATTCATTATTATGAAGACTTAGGTAAATTCGGAGAAGAGGTTTACGTGTATAATATTCCTTCCTTAGTAGGATACAATATTCCACTTACGGTACTACAGAAGCTTGTAGAAGATGGAATTATACAAGGTATGAAGTATACTACTTCCGATTTTGAGAGTTTAATAAACTACATGAGATTCCTAAAGAATTTAAATAGTAAATTTGAGTTTTTAGCAGGAAATGATAAATTTATACTTATATCATTACTTTATGGTGTAGATGGCATAGTATCAGGGGTCTCAAATTTCGCCCCAGAAGTGGTTTCGCAACTTTATAAGAATGTGAAGGAAGGTAAAATTACTGAAGCCTTAAAACTTCAAGAAATTGTAGACAAATTGGTCGAAGTTACTTCTTTAGCGGATTATCCATCAGGAATTAAGATTGCTTTAAGATACAGAGGAATTGACGTAGGAAGTAGTAGAAAACCCTTAGAAGAAAATATAACTGCTGACTCTGCAATTTATCATACTCTAAAGGAATTTAACTTGTGA
- a CDS encoding cation:proton antiporter yields MSLVIISLLYLGIMLILAKLMEEAFSRLRLVPFVGPIFLGIILGQGVLNFIRVNEIISFITSLGIVFLLFLAGAEEIGLNEINTDKSVLISSIIQLILPFTLIFLLLYFLEIPDAILLSIPLGMTSVGPLTRLLLDLGISKEKIGVVIFYEGTIVEITSVIIFAIISNFAKNFIITILGILGIILGIFLLSPYIAKALEKIEIYINAREVEFASIISLILIISFISEAFSFNSAISALFLGFLLRDYFKDRKDLLDKLHGFTYGFFEPLFFVSIGLYFTKLNFSILSIGIIITAVIIASKFLAGFISAILVKVPRMINALGTSTKGGIDASLLISALSLGLINQIEYSFSALAISISALLVPLIFKAISGYKVKTRQRNKSLIENKISNILPSLKYVTASCEENLRSVIQKINELGVNSIIVCNEGKALGYISTEELLEIEPSKYEELRACDVELHEIITLYDEDKIKKLLDTFREKEVPVIGILNKNGELVGTVYERDLLRLLLTLKI; encoded by the coding sequence ATGAGTTTAGTAATAATATCTCTTCTTTATTTAGGCATAATGCTGATACTAGCAAAATTAATGGAAGAGGCTTTTTCCAGGTTAAGACTAGTGCCCTTCGTCGGTCCAATATTCTTAGGAATTATTCTTGGTCAAGGAGTTCTAAATTTTATAAGGGTTAACGAAATAATCTCATTCATAACGTCTTTAGGTATAGTATTTTTACTATTTTTAGCTGGTGCGGAAGAAATAGGTTTAAATGAAATAAATACTGATAAAAGCGTTTTAATATCATCTATCATACAATTAATATTACCATTTACACTTATCTTTCTTTTGTTATACTTTCTAGAAATACCAGACGCAATACTTCTTTCAATACCACTAGGTATGACAAGTGTAGGGCCATTAACTAGATTACTTCTTGACTTAGGAATATCTAAGGAGAAAATAGGAGTCGTGATATTTTACGAGGGAACAATAGTAGAAATAACTTCAGTAATAATTTTCGCTATTATAAGTAACTTTGCAAAGAATTTTATAATTACAATTTTAGGAATTCTAGGTATCATCCTTGGCATTTTTTTATTATCGCCTTATATAGCTAAAGCTCTTGAAAAAATAGAGATATACATAAATGCTAGAGAAGTTGAGTTTGCGAGTATAATATCTCTAATTCTTATAATTTCATTTATATCTGAGGCATTCAGCTTTAATTCTGCTATATCTGCATTATTTCTAGGGTTTTTACTCAGAGATTACTTTAAAGATAGAAAAGATCTTTTAGATAAACTTCACGGGTTTACCTATGGATTTTTTGAACCGTTATTTTTCGTTAGCATAGGACTTTACTTCACGAAATTGAATTTTTCTATACTTTCTATAGGTATTATAATAACAGCAGTAATAATTGCAAGTAAATTCCTAGCTGGATTTATATCCGCTATCCTAGTAAAAGTTCCACGTATGATTAACGCATTAGGAACTTCTACTAAAGGAGGAATCGACGCTTCGCTATTAATTAGTGCGCTGAGTTTAGGCCTTATAAATCAAATTGAATATTCGTTCTCGGCATTGGCAATATCCATTTCAGCTCTTTTAGTTCCATTAATATTCAAGGCAATATCAGGTTATAAAGTAAAAACTAGACAAAGAAATAAAAGTCTTATTGAAAATAAAATTTCAAATATTTTACCTAGTTTAAAGTATGTAACAGCTTCTTGCGAAGAGAACTTAAGAAGTGTCATTCAAAAAATAAACGAGTTAGGAGTTAATTCAATAATTGTATGTAATGAGGGAAAAGCGCTAGGATATATATCTACAGAAGAATTATTAGAAATAGAACCATCAAAATATGAAGAGTTAAGAGCTTGCGACGTCGAGCTTCATGAAATTATTACACTTTATGATGAGGATAAAATAAAGAAACTCCTAGACACCTTCAGAGAGAAAGAGGTTCCCGTTATAGGAATTTTGAATAAAAATGGAGAACTAGTAGGCACAGTGTATGAAAGAGATCTACTTAGATTATTATTAACGTTAAAGATTTAA
- a CDS encoding metal-dependent transcriptional regulator, with amino-acid sequence MRYSHRELQYLLIIKRYNDSGRPARLTSIAKDINVAPASAFEELNHLAEKGLIIKDKSEIWITDEGKQYIIKAIRAHRVIESFLVKLGMSKDEACKYSKQFDLMVPEEIIEKLYIFLGKPSNCPHGEEIP; translated from the coding sequence ATGAGGTACTCTCATAGGGAACTACAATATTTGCTAATAATTAAGAGGTACAACGATAGTGGAAGGCCAGCAAGGTTGACCTCAATAGCTAAGGATATTAATGTAGCTCCAGCCAGTGCATTCGAAGAGCTAAATCATCTTGCTGAAAAAGGTTTGATCATCAAGGATAAGAGCGAAATATGGATTACCGATGAAGGAAAACAATACATTATTAAAGCTATTAGGGCTCATAGAGTAATAGAATCTTTCCTAGTTAAATTAGGCATGAGTAAGGATGAAGCTTGTAAGTATTCTAAACAATTTGACTTAATGGTTCCAGAAGAGATAATTGAGAAGCTATACATATTTCTTGGAAAACCTTCAAATTGTCCTCATGGAGAAGAAATACCTTAA
- a CDS encoding sulfite exporter TauE/SafE family protein, whose protein sequence is MITIVVTPIEYILAIISGVLVGFSLGLIGGGGSILAVPLLLYFVGLATVPPQYASNPTLAHEYSDYVAHVALGTTALAVGLNAYINSYMHFRKGNVRLPEGIMFTIPGVVGAMLGGYASHITPGQSLLFFFGILMIVVALLMLRPQKQATKTIAKTQTTQISLRGFSALSIKSLTSDVSIKKVIPTGFIVGFASGYFGIGGGFLIVPGLLFSTGLCMIKAVGTSLISVGTFGITSAAVYAYYGYVLPLVSIAYLVGGIAGGYAGASIASRMPRGMLRKIFAGIIIAVAIYIMYENINGLMVLFH, encoded by the coding sequence ATGATAACAATAGTAGTTACCCCAATCGAATACATTCTCGCTATAATCTCAGGAGTTCTAGTTGGATTTAGTTTAGGTTTAATTGGTGGGGGAGGTTCAATACTAGCGGTGCCTTTATTACTGTATTTCGTAGGATTAGCTACTGTTCCTCCACAATATGCCTCAAATCCTACTTTGGCACATGAATATTCTGATTATGTTGCCCACGTAGCTTTAGGAACCACCGCACTTGCTGTAGGATTGAATGCGTATATTAACAGTTACATGCATTTTAGGAAAGGAAATGTAAGGTTGCCAGAAGGCATAATGTTTACAATACCCGGCGTTGTAGGTGCAATGTTAGGCGGGTACGCTAGTCATATAACTCCTGGACAGTCCTTATTGTTCTTCTTCGGAATTTTAATGATAGTTGTGGCATTACTTATGTTAAGGCCACAAAAGCAGGCAACAAAAACTATTGCAAAAACTCAAACAACTCAAATAAGTTTGAGAGGATTCTCAGCTTTATCAATAAAATCCTTAACTTCTGACGTTTCAATAAAGAAAGTAATTCCTACGGGTTTCATAGTAGGCTTTGCATCTGGATATTTTGGAATAGGTGGAGGATTCCTAATAGTGCCTGGACTTTTATTCAGCACTGGACTATGCATGATTAAGGCAGTAGGGACATCATTAATCTCAGTAGGAACTTTTGGAATAACGTCGGCAGCAGTTTATGCATATTATGGTTACGTTCTTCCACTAGTCAGCATAGCTTATTTAGTAGGTGGAATAGCGGGAGGATATGCAGGAGCTTCTATTGCATCAAGAATGCCTAGAGGAATGTTAAGGAAAATATTTGCAGGAATAATTATAGCCGTAGCCATTTACATTATGTATGAAAATATTAATGGACTAATGGTCTTGTTCCATTAA
- a CDS encoding MFS transporter, whose translation MDYDLNYAKKALYIMAPLAIMVMYTEGMLIPSLPSIEREFNVTTSQASWIISIYLLSGIIMNPIAGKLGDIYGKKKILSIVIWIYAIGVTLTGFSPNFIALIIFRAIQGLGLAMFPLAFSLIREEFPPNLVPKAQGTISAMFGIGSAISLPIGAYISQTLGWQYTYHTVIPLVIILAVLIIKEIRESRVRLQDYKIDYIGAGILGTSLAGIIVGTTEAPSWGWTSFSTISLLSLSIVIFGIFIFFESKVKYPLISVNLLRRRNVLISNLAAVVAGFAIFMAYQSLTYLFEEPTPIGYNLDIFTTGLSLLPLALIQIIGAMSAGRSISLKGPKPILILGSGILIPTYFITSLLVYNGSSTPIMLIILISSISMLGAAFLNVALINLLTFSVEREVMGISTSINTVFRLIGGSLGPAIAGSIMDTFTTAIEFPVIYNNHLTYIVTTIPSDYSFSVIYIISGIVAVIMTILASLSVNITYKKLSTSK comes from the coding sequence ATGGATTATGACCTAAATTATGCTAAAAAAGCACTTTACATTATGGCTCCATTAGCAATCATGGTAATGTATACTGAAGGAATGTTAATACCTTCACTTCCTTCAATAGAAAGAGAATTTAATGTAACTACATCTCAAGCAAGTTGGATAATTTCAATTTATTTACTAAGTGGAATAATAATGAACCCAATAGCAGGAAAATTAGGAGACATTTATGGTAAGAAAAAGATTCTGAGTATCGTGATCTGGATATACGCAATAGGAGTTACATTGACTGGATTTTCGCCAAATTTTATTGCACTCATAATATTTAGGGCAATTCAAGGACTAGGCTTAGCAATGTTTCCACTAGCGTTTAGTCTAATAAGGGAAGAGTTTCCGCCCAACTTAGTTCCGAAAGCTCAAGGTACTATAAGTGCAATGTTTGGAATAGGTAGTGCAATATCTCTTCCCATAGGTGCATATATTTCACAAACATTAGGATGGCAATATACTTATCACACCGTTATTCCTTTAGTAATAATACTTGCGGTACTCATAATTAAGGAAATAAGGGAATCTAGAGTAAGGTTACAAGATTATAAAATAGATTATATAGGCGCAGGAATTCTTGGTACGTCTTTAGCAGGAATAATCGTAGGAACGACTGAAGCACCTAGCTGGGGTTGGACTTCATTTAGTACTATAAGCTTACTAAGTTTATCTATAGTAATATTTGGTATTTTTATATTTTTTGAGAGTAAAGTCAAATATCCTCTAATTTCTGTAAATTTATTAAGGAGGAGAAACGTCCTAATATCTAACTTAGCTGCAGTAGTAGCAGGATTTGCTATATTCATGGCTTACCAATCCTTAACTTACTTGTTTGAAGAGCCAACTCCTATAGGCTATAACTTGGATATTTTCACGACTGGGCTATCTTTACTTCCATTAGCATTAATACAAATAATAGGAGCTATGAGTGCAGGAAGGAGTATTTCATTAAAAGGACCTAAGCCGATCCTAATTTTAGGCTCTGGAATTTTAATTCCTACGTACTTCATAACTTCATTATTAGTTTATAATGGATCTTCCACGCCAATAATGTTAATCATATTAATTTCTTCAATTTCAATGCTAGGTGCGGCATTCCTTAATGTCGCTTTAATAAATCTCCTAACTTTTTCAGTAGAAAGAGAAGTTATGGGCATTTCAACTTCTATAAATACGGTATTTAGATTAATTGGAGGAAGCCTTGGTCCAGCAATAGCTGGCTCAATAATGGATACTTTTACAACTGCTATAGAATTTCCAGTTATTTATAACAATCATTTAACTTATATCGTTACAACTATTCCTTCAGATTATTCCTTTTCAGTAATTTATATTATATCTGGAATAGTCGCAGTTATTATGACTATTCTAGCTTCGCTTTCGGTCAACATTACATATAAGAAGCTTTCGACAAGTAAATGA
- the udg gene encoding type-4 uracil-DNA glycosylase, with product MMSLEEIAKQVRECTKCKLHLTRKNAVPGEGNPKAEVMLIGEAPGANEDEEGRPFVGAAGKLLTELLSSIGLSRKDVFITNLVKCRPPNNRDPEEDEIIACSPYLDEQIRIIKPKIIVTLGKHSTTYILGKIGIKVKSISAVRGKFFTWNYGDIKISVFPTYHPAAALYNPSLRDELFSDFKKISERLNSKVFTLDYFLEKNGSGNKK from the coding sequence ATTATGTCACTAGAAGAAATTGCAAAGCAAGTAAGGGAATGTACTAAATGCAAACTCCATTTAACTAGGAAAAATGCTGTTCCAGGCGAAGGTAATCCAAAAGCAGAAGTGATGTTAATTGGCGAGGCTCCTGGGGCTAATGAGGACGAGGAAGGCAGACCATTTGTAGGAGCTGCTGGAAAATTGTTAACAGAATTATTGTCTTCGATAGGCTTAAGTAGGAAGGACGTTTTTATAACAAACCTAGTTAAGTGCCGCCCTCCTAATAATAGAGATCCTGAAGAGGACGAGATAATAGCTTGTTCACCTTATCTTGACGAGCAAATAAGAATTATTAAACCTAAAATAATCGTTACGTTAGGTAAGCATTCAACTACTTATATCCTAGGAAAAATTGGTATAAAAGTTAAGTCTATTTCTGCAGTTAGAGGAAAGTTCTTTACATGGAATTATGGCGATATAAAAATTTCAGTATTCCCTACGTATCATCCTGCGGCAGCACTTTACAATCCTTCTCTTAGAGATGAGCTATTTTCAGATTTTAAGAAAATTTCTGAAAGGCTAAACTCAAAAGTATTTACTCTTGATTACTTCTTGGAGAAAAATGGATCTGGGAATAAAAAATAA